The Raphanus sativus cultivar WK10039 chromosome 2, ASM80110v3, whole genome shotgun sequence DNA segment GAAGTTTGACTAAGAGACTAACCTAGAAAGTTTGAAATTGACACACACTCATCTTGATTGGTAGGATAGCATCATCACTTACCCGTCTTGATAAAGGACTCCACTGCTACTGTAAATCTTGCACGGTTTAGTGTATGTAGTACCACAGATCTAACCTGAAAGGGAAATAGCcacgtttttaaaaaaaataaaaggaaaaaactGATAAAACTTGAAGCTGCAGTGTACCCACCTCTTGGTATGAGCTCATGAGATAGCCACATGATAGAAGACCAAAGGTTGTAACCAACGAAGGATTTCTTTTGGATATCAATATACTAAACCCAGTTCCCATCTGCACATACGATATATAATCATCATACCAGATGgaaacaaaactcaaaaaaaaaataaaagatcaaataacaaaaacacCCAAGAAATAAAGACAAGGATCATCATACCAGATCTGCAATATTACCAACACACTCTCCCTTAGCAGTGACGTCACCTATGTTCTCTCCTTTAGCAAAGGCTTTATAGATTGGGGTACGAGTAGACGTTGATGTTACCGCTGCAACATTCTGTAATAAAACAgtataagaaacaaaacaaaacatctACAAGGAAAATCTTGACAATACCTTAACAACATTGGCAGCACAAGCGAGAGGGAGAAAAAGGTGTGGAACAGCAGAAGTTGCTAACTCTACAGCAGCACCCAGCTCCATCAAAAGATCACCAGCAAACCGTAACtgtaaaattcaaaagaaaaaaagcgAGTTTAGAGTTGGATTCTTCTTCTATCTAATCTAACTAATTGGGAACAAGTGGATACCTGTTTCAAATCATAATCAAATTTCTTTCCCTGGCGCGCAAAAAGCATTTTCCCAACACGCCCAGCACCATCCTTAAGAATCCAATTAATGGCAACAGCAGCAGAAGCAGAACTGTTCCGTGAGGCTCCAACTGAATTGAGAAGGGTTTGAGTGGTAAACACACCCATGGCTCCGCCAAAGAAATGCTGCAACCAATCATTCTAAACCATCAATCACACAATACCAATTGCAAATAGCAAACATTTCATTCATTAATTACCTTCAAAGCTCGAAATGTCATGTAAGGAACATAAGACTCATTAACACTTGCTGGAAAGCCTTCAGGCACAACGTAAGATCTAAGAAACGAACCCACTTcctgtaataataataaataaagtttgttACTTTCTTTTTGCTAACGGACAAAAAGACCAAACCCAATTCAGATCATTATTACATCGAAAGGACTCTGAGGAGACTGCAAGCTGATAGCACGAACAGTGGAGCTCCTCTTGAATTTCCCAGAACCATCGCTCTCGGCGACGTACTTCCATCTCCGTCCGTCGATTTCCTCGCAGCAGATCAGTCTCAGCGTCGAATGAAGGAAATGGGAATCGGGAAGAGCCTGCGGAGGAGGAAggggaagatgaagatgatcgTCGTCGGGAGGAGGGGAGGCGAGAGAGGCGCTGATGCGGAGGGTTTCGCGGGAAAGGAGGCGGACGGAGTCGGAGGAAATGGTGTCGGGTGATGAATGTTTGAGAGGCATTCTTGAATCGAGCGAATGAGCGagtggaggaagaagaaagaaggaaTGAGGTCTCTCAGGCAGGCAGGCGGAGGAAACGAGGAACTTCTCTTGTTCCACTTGTGACCTACCTTTGACGTCTGACACAGATTCAGCTGTGTAATATTTAcccaaatttttttgttttattttttctttaaatccaACTAAAtaccaatttcttttttttttttgaaataattaaattatgcAGATAATTCCATATAGGAATGTCCATTCTCTATTTCTGGgagatatattattttttcagtcTGATCTTATGGAAATTggaatttaattttgattttgtccagaatattatatatgcataaattattatattggaATTTAATTTTGATCTTGTCCAGtatatatactagatcttgatggaatttatttttgataaccaatttattttatttatagttaaatttgtatatacttttatttttgataGAGAGCTAAACGTTCAGTTTTTAAAGAGAATTTTGATctatcatatacatatatttttagccAAATATTTACCATTAATCTCGAGgtgtaatataattaattgacTCAATTATTGTGGTCAAAATCCtaatagttattaatatatatatatatatcacataagtAATTTATGTAATAGCCAAAAGATAGGAAATTGATATATGTGATCTGCACAACTCATTCTAGTTTCGGTTTATACAGAAAAGTtattactaatttatttaaattctgatggccaattaaaaattatacagaAAATTGTAGAGATTTTTTGCCTTTAGATATTTTTGACGTAAATCCTATTAGTTTTACTATATTTCTGATATTTTCATCTCTGACTTGAAACTAAATTACATCTCTAACATGCAATCTTCGTTCGACCATGACTTTTAACTTTCTACTATCTATTAAATAAacgttataatttttttagttcaCTTATTCTGCACCacctagttttatttatttattttttgataattatggGGATTCAACGACCGAAGTCAACCAACTAATCCCACAAAACCTACGATATTTCACTTATTCTTACGATTTAACGCTAGTATAGGTGGCCACACGAAATATCAAAACTGGATCTATATTAGAGCTAAAGCTCCTTAAAACCATTACTAGTCCACCACTTTCTGGTTacctaattttatttataaagggaatttttgtcaattaataaACTAAGTCATTTATATGCGGTGGtatatttatgaatatattgGTTAGGAAGAGAACAGTACTAGttaaaaccaaaccgaagtagaaaatgaaaaaatgtCTTGAATTTAGTAATATCAAATAtaccaaataaatattatttttaaaaatcatagtACATAAATATAGTTTGATATATAAACCGATTGAATCGAATAAACagattaattaaaatgtagtagtatataattatatgtaaattatataatagtacatacacaattttatttattggtataatattcatacataaaatattgattttagtaatgtaataatttatttcaagtcaaaagttattttttattttatcaaattaaacaaaacataatattaCCTTTTCTGTTAACAAGTATTTGtgctaatatttagttatttaatagtattatggattactatttttcttattttattctataaaactATTACTTTTATTAACTTAATGTGTTTACTAGTTTCttaaacagtaaaaaaaaattatttaaaaactgaaATATCTTCATAGTAAAATTGATatctaatcatataaaaatcctaaaaatattataaatataaatgtatttatgatttttagtataaaacagaaataaaacaaaagccAATAGTATATagaccaaaccaaaccaaagtagatatgattttgatataataactattttttataaaccagaataccaaaaaaaattgaaaaaaccaaaccaatatCTAGATTGGACATCCCTACTTTTTCCTTTCAGATTCAATATATTTCTTCTGtacttttgataaaatattttattgatttattactTGACTTGAAAATATCAAGTATTTACGTAGCAAAAAAGAGAGTACAAGCCAAGTACTAAGTAATCATACCCAGTAAAATAGTTGTGCAACACACTTCATTGCACAATATTCCCAATATTCTTCTCAACAAAATAATTGAAACAAATAAGAGCAAATCAAATGCTCATCTGGAATTTTATAGTTGATATGCACATATCCATCACAACGAGTATAAAATGGGGAAGTCTACggacttttttttctcttcattcCTTATCACctgtaaataaaaatcaaagtttcaatcagataaaagaaagaaagaaaaaaaaaggatacccAATGCAGGCAACAAGGCTAAATGGCTAACCATATTTTCACTTCAGAGGATCAATGTGAGGGTAGAGCCCCAGGACATGTTCCGGCATGAAATCATGCCTTGTAAGTATCCCAACAATAGGCGGTCTCTGCCATACAAAAAAGACATGCGttagaaacacaaaaaaaaaaatctctagagataaagaaagagagagagagagagtagtcTGACCCCTGGTGTTTTGGGCACCACACACAAGTGGCGAAGACCAAGTTGCCGGAAAAGAATAGCTGCTTTAGCTAGAGACAAAGTCTCAAGCACAGTGTAAGGAGATGTGTTAGTGATTGGATGGAGATCAACATACATCTCCATCTCCTCATCACTTATAACCAAATCCTCAATCTTGAGCCCTTTCCCTAACCCTGCTTTGGCATAGTCACGAGCCTTGCAGCTTCTAAGAATCTGAGAACCAAACGTCGTTTTCTGCTTGGAGAATCTCTTTCCTTGGAGAAGCACAAGGAGATGAGATCTCAAGGCGATCCCACATAGCTCAGAAGCTTCGGTGAAAGGTGGCTCATCAATAACAGGGAAGCCATTATGAGCTGTCATCCTTAAAGCCTGCCATATAACCCCAACCTTCTCAACTCGTGAAAAGGATAACAAAGGTCCAGCAACAACGTCCTTTGCAACCAAATTGCGCATGTAGGGCTCTGCGTGGTCTTCCATGTAAGGCAGTCCTTTCATTGTCACAATCTGGTCATAGACACCTTTGTTGAAACAATCAGCAACGGTTTTAGAGATCAAGAGCACAAGCATCACCAGAGGCAGCATAAGGAGATTGTTTGTAAGCTCGAGGAGAATGACACATAGAGAGACAGTCATCCTCATTGTGCCTCCAAGGAATGAAGCAGCTCCAAGGAGAGAAAACAAACCTACATCAAGCTGAGACACCGGTCCCAAAAGTCTGCCCACCAGCCGTCCATACGAAGCTCCAGCGAGAATAACGGGAATGAAAAGACCAGAGGGTATAGCTATGCCATACGTTATGATGCCAAGGCAGAATACGAAGACAAAGAACATAGCGAGGGTGGAGATTTGGAACTCATTCTCAGACCTTGACGTGAAAAGACTGCGGATAGCG contains these protein-coding regions:
- the LOC108819318 gene encoding protein root UVB sensitive 6; protein product: MPLKHSSPDTISSDSVRLLSRETLRISASLASPPPDDDHLHLPLPPPQALPDSHFLHSTLRLICCEEIDGRRWKYVAESDGSGKFKRSSTVRAISLQSPQSPFDEVGSFLRSYVVPEGFPASVNESYVPYMTFRALKHFFGGAMGVFTTQTLLNSVGASRNSSASAAVAINWILKDGAGRVGKMLFARQGKKFDYDLKQLRFAGDLLMELGAAVELATSAVPHLFLPLACAANVVKNVAAVTSTSTRTPIYKAFAKGENIGDVTAKGECVGNIADLMGTGFSILISKRNPSLVTTFGLLSCGYLMSSYQEVRSVVLHTLNRARFTVAVESFIKTGRVPSLQQGNIQEKIFTFPWVEDRPVMLGARFKDAFQDPCTYLAVKPFFDKERYMVTYSPTKGKVYALLKDKASSDDILKAAFHAHVLLHFLNQSKGGTTSKSVERLDPSFAPMEYELESRIAESCEMVSTSYGIFKNSAAEQGWRMSESLLNPGRARLCHISEEEE